The Ignavibacteria bacterium genome contains the following window.
AATGTGACAGTTTCAGCTTCAGGTACCTGGACTGGAAATACTAATTACACAATTACTGACTCAACTGGTTCAATGCAATTGAGAATTGTTAGTGGGACAAATCTAGTCGGTCAAACAATTCCCACAGGAAAGTTTGATGTAATTGGTGCACTTGGTGCTTATAAAACTTCACCACCATACGATGCAACTTCTTATCAATTACTCCCAAGAAATGTTTATGATATAATTACAGATTTAAAACCATTTATTCTCCAACCAATTGTTGTATCCAATGTCACTTCAACATCATTTAAAGTTTATTTTGAAACCATGCACGATGGAAACACTGAAGTTAGATATGGTTTTACTCAGAATCTTGAGATTGGCTCTTTTATCGATAACAATTTGACAAAATATCATCAGATTGTTATTTCGGGGTTACAGCCTAATACTCGTTATTACTTCAGAGTTTATTCCACAAATCAGTATGGAACAAGTGAAGGTCCACTTGATTTTGTAGTCACAGCTTCTGATAGTCAATCTACCGGTAAAATTAATGTGTATTTTAATTCAACTGTCGATCAAACTGTAGCTATACCTGGTAATGAAGCTCGAGGAAATGTAAATCTCACTGAAAAATTAATTGAGAGAATAAATGCTGCTGAATACTCCATCGATATGTGTGTTTATAGTTTTTATAATCAACCTTCAATTGTCAATGCATTAATTGCAGCGAAAAACAGAGGTGTAAAGGTTCGAATTGTTTATGATAAACGAACAACTCAAAACTCTATGCAGGCTTTAATTAATGCTGGATTCTTGATCAGCAAAAGGCCAAGTATTGATGGAATAATGCACAATAAATTTTTTGTATTCGATGGTAGAGATGCAAATCCTGCAAATGATTGGGTCTGGACTGGAAGCTGGAACCTATCGGCTGATGAAAGCTCGTGGCTTAACAATGTAATCGAAATCAATGACTATGCTTTAGCCCAGGCTTATACTAAAGAATTTGAGGAAATGTGGGGAAGCAATACTGATGTTCCAAATTCATCTAACGCTAAATTTGGACCATATAAAACTGATAATACTCCTCATAATTTCACAATCAATGGAAAAGAGTTTCAACTTTATTTCAGTCCAACTGATCAAACTACATTAAAAATAAGAAACACTCTTGCAACTGCTGACTCATCAATTTACTTTGCTCTTTTAACTTTTACCAGATCGGATATTGCAAATACAATCGTTTCGCGAGTTCAATCAGGTGTTAAGTTAAGAGGAATTATCGATAATGTTAATGACAGCGGTTCACAATACAGTTTCTTAAGAAATTATGGAGAATTATTCGATTACAATTTAACTGGAACTCTTCATCACAAGTATGCAATAGTAGATGCTTCTTGGGTTGATTTAAATCCTTATGTTATCACAGGTTCCCATAACTGGTCAAATTCTGCCGAGCAAGACAACGATGAAAATACATTAATAATTAAAGATGTCTTCATTGCAAATCAGTATATGCAAGAATTTAAAAGAAGATATAATGATTTGGGAGGAACTGGTACTTTTACTATTCCAGTAATTAGTGAAGTAAAGGAAAAATACATTCCTTATAAAGTTGAACTTCAACAAAACTTTCCAAATCCTTTTAATCCAGTTACAACTATTGCATTTACTTTGAGTGAAAGAATGCCTGTTAGACTTGTTTTGTATAATTCTCTTGGCCAAGAAGTTAAAGAAATTTTTAATAGCATAGCTGATGCAGGGAAGACAGTAATTGATTTTAGAGCTGATGGATTACCTTCTGGTGTTTATTATTACACTTTGTATGCACAAAATCAAAGTATATCGAGAAAAATGGTTTTGATGAAGTAATTTTAAATTTGATGGTTATTAAATGTTTGTTCTACTATATACATTTTTTTAATTTTGAATTTAATTTTGGTCAATTAACACACATAAAATGAGGAAACTAAATGAATAAAGGTAAAATCGTTCAAATTATTGGTCCTGTTGTTGATATTGATTTTTCAGGCGGACAATTACCTGCGATCTTAAATGCAATCAGAATTCCAAGAGTTACCGTTGAGGGTAAAGAAGAAGAATTAATCTGCGAAGTCCAGCAACACTTAGGTGAAGATAGAGTGAGAACAGTTGCAATGGACTCAACCGATGGTCTTGTTAGGGGAATGGAAGCTTATGATACAGGAAGACCAATCGAAGTTCCTGTTGGTCCAGAAGTTTTAGGAAGATTATTGAATGTGATTGGTGAACCAATCGATGGACTTGGTCCCATACCTGCACAGAAAAAATACCCAATTCATCGTGAGCCAGTTGATTTTAAGGAATTGAGCACCAAGCGAGAAATGTTTGAAACTGGTATTAAAGTCATTGATCTTCTTGAACCATATTCAAAAGGTGGAAAGACTGGCTTATTTGGTGGTGCTGGAGTTGGTAAGACCGTAGTCATTATGGAGTTAATACACAACATTGCAAAATATCATGGTGGATATTCGGTTTTTGCGGGTGTTGGTGAGAGAACAAGAGAGGGTAATGATCTCTGGCTTGAAATGAAAGAATCAGGAGTTCTTAGTAAAACTGCATTAGTTTTTGGTCAGATGAACGAACCACCAGGAGCACGCCAGAGAGTTGGGCTAACTGGATTAACAATCGCCGAATATTTCCGTGATGAAGAAGGAAAAGATGTTCTTCTCTTTATTGATAATATTTTCAGATTCATTCAAGCTGGAAGTGAAGTAAGTGCCTTGCTCGGTCGAATGCCCTCAGCGGTAGGTTACCAGCCCACTCTTGGAACTGAAATGGGTGAATTGCAGGAAAGGATTGTTTCTACTAAAAGAGGTTCAATCACTTCAGTTCAAGCAATATATGTTCCGGCTGATGACTTAACTGATCCTGCTCCAGCTTCAGCATTCTCGCACCTTGATGCAACTACAGTTTTGAGCCGTCAAATTGCAGAGCTTGGTATTTATCCTGCAGTCGATCCGCTTGAATCAACTTCAAGAATTCTTGAACCGTCTGTTGTTGGTGAAGAACATTACTATGTTGCGAAAAAAGTAAAAGAAATTCTTCAGACTTATAAGGATTTGCAGGATATTATCAACATTCTCGGTATTGACGAACTTTCAGATGAAGATAAGATTATAGTTCAGAGAGCGCGAAAGATCCAAAAATTCTTATCTCAGCCTTTCCATGTTGCTGAACAATTTACAGGCAGACAGGGTCGTTATGTAAAGTTAGAAGACACAATTAAAGGTTTCAAAGGAATTATAGAAGGTGAATATGACGACTTACCCGAAGCTGCATTTTATATGGTTGGAACGATTGAAGAAGCTATAGAACAAGCTAAGAGGTTACAAAGTGAATGATAAACTTCTCTATCTTGAGATAGTTACACCATCAAGAATAATTTTTTCAGGTTATGTGAAGTCTGTGACTGTACCTGGTGAATTGGGAAGCTTTCAAATATTATATAATCACGCTCCAATAATTAGTAACCTTTCAATTGGTGAATTAAAAGTAGTTAATGATAAAGAAGAAAAAGAATATTATGCTGCAAATGGCGGTTTTGTAATGGTTATGAAGAATAGAGTAACTGTGATCAGTGATTCAATTCAAAAAGCACAGGAAATTGATGTTAATAAAGCAAAAGACGAATTGATTAAGACAAAAAATGAATTAGAGGCAAAGCGTAAATCAGGAAATGTTGAGGAATTAGAAAAGAAAATTGCTCAATTAAAAAATCAAATTAAAGTGAGTGAGCGAATTTCCTGATTTAGAAATTATAACTTTTGTAAATCCCGAAAAGACAAAAAATCTTTTCGGGATTTTTTTATTCAGTCAATTTTGAAATATCTTTTTCCCGTCCAAATAAAATTAAAATATCGCCTTCCTCAATTACAGTTCCTGGACCTGGCACACCAATTATTCGTTCTCTTATTTCTTCCTGCTTTGTGGTTTTGTTCATTACTTTTGTGATTTTTTTAATTGTAATAAGATTTACATTGTACTTTGTTCTGATATCGAGCTCTTGAAGAGTTTTCCCCACAAATAAAGAAGGAGCGGGTATATAAGCAATTGTGTAGTCTCCGCCTAATTTTATCCACTCAAGCACATCTTCATACATTAAAGAGCTTGCTAATTTATCTGCAACTTCTTCTTC
Protein-coding sequences here:
- a CDS encoding T9SS type A sorting domain-containing protein → MKRITLLIALFIFNSLFAQITITPISQLRFNNASGVPVDSGNIFTVTGIVTVANEFNSPSYIQDNTAGIAVYARGTGLFSASVKPGDSVIVTGKLTHYRGLTQFDPVISFQRVDSNKVVEPLVLTINDIKSQDWNGYEAYEGMLIRINNVTVSASGTWTGNTNYTITDSTGSMQLRIVSGTNLVGQTIPTGKFDVIGALGAYKTSPPYDATSYQLLPRNVYDIITDLKPFILQPIVVSNVTSTSFKVYFETMHDGNTEVRYGFTQNLEIGSFIDNNLTKYHQIVISGLQPNTRYYFRVYSTNQYGTSEGPLDFVVTASDSQSTGKINVYFNSTVDQTVAIPGNEARGNVNLTEKLIERINAAEYSIDMCVYSFYNQPSIVNALIAAKNRGVKVRIVYDKRTTQNSMQALINAGFLISKRPSIDGIMHNKFFVFDGRDANPANDWVWTGSWNLSADESSWLNNVIEINDYALAQAYTKEFEEMWGSNTDVPNSSNAKFGPYKTDNTPHNFTINGKEFQLYFSPTDQTTLKIRNTLATADSSIYFALLTFTRSDIANTIVSRVQSGVKLRGIIDNVNDSGSQYSFLRNYGELFDYNLTGTLHHKYAIVDASWVDLNPYVITGSHNWSNSAEQDNDENTLIIKDVFIANQYMQEFKRRYNDLGGTGTFTIPVISEVKEKYIPYKVELQQNFPNPFNPVTTIAFTLSERMPVRLVLYNSLGQEVKEIFNSIADAGKTVIDFRADGLPSGVYYYTLYAQNQSISRKMVLMK
- the atpD gene encoding F0F1 ATP synthase subunit beta; translated protein: MNKGKIVQIIGPVVDIDFSGGQLPAILNAIRIPRVTVEGKEEELICEVQQHLGEDRVRTVAMDSTDGLVRGMEAYDTGRPIEVPVGPEVLGRLLNVIGEPIDGLGPIPAQKKYPIHREPVDFKELSTKREMFETGIKVIDLLEPYSKGGKTGLFGGAGVGKTVVIMELIHNIAKYHGGYSVFAGVGERTREGNDLWLEMKESGVLSKTALVFGQMNEPPGARQRVGLTGLTIAEYFRDEEGKDVLLFIDNIFRFIQAGSEVSALLGRMPSAVGYQPTLGTEMGELQERIVSTKRGSITSVQAIYVPADDLTDPAPASAFSHLDATTVLSRQIAELGIYPAVDPLESTSRILEPSVVGEEHYYVAKKVKEILQTYKDLQDIINILGIDELSDEDKIIVQRARKIQKFLSQPFHVAEQFTGRQGRYVKLEDTIKGFKGIIEGEYDDLPEAAFYMVGTIEEAIEQAKRLQSE
- the atpC gene encoding ATP synthase F1 subunit epsilon — protein: MNDKLLYLEIVTPSRIIFSGYVKSVTVPGELGSFQILYNHAPIISNLSIGELKVVNDKEEKEYYAANGGFVMVMKNRVTVISDSIQKAQEIDVNKAKDELIKTKNELEAKRKSGNVEELEKKIAQLKNQIKVSERIS